The sequence below is a genomic window from Actinomycetes bacterium.
GGCGTATCGGGGTTGAAGCTCAGATCGAGAATGCCTTGGGCTTGGTGAACGTGGATGACATCGCCCAGGCATCCCCCCGGGTCGAGACCATCATCTTTGGGCCCGCTGACTTCATGGCCAGTATCAACATGAAGTCTCTGGTGGTGGGCGAGCAGCCGCCTGGTTACACCGAGGGCGATGCTTACCACTACATCCTGTCGCGCATCCTCATGGCCGCTCGTGCCTATGACAAGCAGGCGATCGACGGCCCCTACCTGCAAATCAAAGATGTTGATGGCTATCGCCGGGTGGCGGAGCGCAGTGCTGCGCTGGGCTTTGATGGCAAGTGGGTGCTCCACCCCGGCCAGGTCGAAGCAGCCAACGAGGTCTACAGCCCGCGCCAGGAAGATTACGATCACGCTGAACTGATCTTGGATGCCTACTCCTACTACACCTCAGCGGAGGGTGGTGCCCGCGGCGCAGTGATGCTTGGCGACGAGATGATCGATGAAGCAAGCCGCAAGATGGCGCTGGTGATTGCTGGCAAAGGTCGGGCCGCTGGGATGCAGCGCACCAAGACCTTCACCCCACCGGAGAGCTGAGCAAGTCGCTGGGGCAGATCGTGTGCGGACGTTACGCGGCGAGCCGAGATAAGGCTGCTCTGATTGAGGAATTCGAGGTCGAACGTTCGACGGAGCGGGAGCTACCAACGGATTACAACGTGGCCCCGACCAAGGATGTCTACATCGTTGCTGACCGAACTCCGGCTGACGAGGACAAACCGACACGAGAACTAGCGATCGCTCGCTGGGGACTGGTGCCCAGTTGGGCCAAGGATGTCGCCATCGGATCGCGGATGATCAATGCTCGGGCTGAGACGCTCACGGAGAAGCCGTCATATCGACGGGCGGTGAGTCGCCGACGGTGTCTGGTTCCTGCTGATGGCTACTACGAGTGGTACTCACCGACCGAGCCGGATGCTCCGGTGGGCAAGAGCGGCAAACCCCGCAAGCAGCCTTATTACATCCACCCAGCCGATGGCGGGGTCTTGGCCATGGCAGGGTTGTACGAGTTCTGGCGGAACCCAGAGTTGCCCGACGACGATCCAACGGCCTGGCTGCGCACCACCACCATCATCACCACCGCCGCCACTGATGAACTGGGCCGGATTCATGATCGAATGCCACTGATGGTTCCCGCGGCGGCTTGGAACGATTGGTTGAACCCCGACATGACCGATGGCGGTGAGGCGGTAGCTTCGCTGGGAGAAGTGCCGCTGGGTCGGTTGCGCAGTGATGCGGTGAGCACCGCGGTAAACAGCGTGCGCAATACCGGACCGGAACTGACCGAACCCATCCCGGCAGAGTGATCCGTCGCCAGCGGT
It includes:
- a CDS encoding CoA ester lyase, which codes for MSEETTAQSLRPRRSNLAVPGSSPKMLEKAKGLPADQIFMDLEDSVAPIAKADARKNVVAALNEGGYEDKVRVVRVNDLTTQWTYQDVTEIVENAGNNLDCIMLPKVQTAAQVQWLDMTLTQIEKTMGFELGRIGVEAQIENALGLVNVDDIAQASPRVETIIFGPADFMASINMKSLVVGEQPPGYTEGDAYHYILSRILMAARAYDKQAIDGPYLQIKDVDGYRRVAERSAALGFDGKWVLHPGQVEAANEVYSPRQEDYDHAELILDAYSYYTSAEGGARGAVMLGDEMIDEASRKMALVIAGKGRAAGMQRTKTFTPPES
- a CDS encoding SOS response-associated peptidase; the protein is MCGRYAASRDKAALIEEFEVERSTERELPTDYNVAPTKDVYIVADRTPADEDKPTRELAIARWGLVPSWAKDVAIGSRMINARAETLTEKPSYRRAVSRRRCLVPADGYYEWYSPTEPDAPVGKSGKPRKQPYYIHPADGGVLAMAGLYEFWRNPELPDDDPTAWLRTTTIITTAATDELGRIHDRMPLMVPAAAWNDWLNPDMTDGGEAVASLGEVPLGRLRSDAVSTAVNSVRNTGPELTEPIPAE